CTCAAGTGggatagccacaattagtcTCCTCGGCCTACCcttcttaattaaataaataaataaataaaaattggaaaattatgTGCGGATGTTATGTCTTATGCCAGCATGTTGGGAAATGCAGCAATTAACAAATCTAAATACTAAGAGCCTGTTtgtgattgcatttgagaaatagagcttttaacatttttaagtttttgccaaaagtgttttttgaccatttttagacattttggaccattaaaagtgtttaatttttttaccaaacgaatacttttttcttcaaacagactttttaagtgttaaaagcacttttaaactcctcaaacgcaatctcaaacaagctctaaatgCAATCAATATGCTTAAAAATGTGACTGAAAGTCCCCTTGCTTTTATGagtacattaatttttttttcttctttttctttttactattttttgggccttaaaccttttttttttttttttttttttttttaattgggcctTACACCTTAAATCATTACTTAAACTATATTTGAGGCTCATGCTAGACTCTGTAAGAAAGTTGAGCAGTGCTTTATAACTAGCGTCATTTGACCAATAAAACGCTGCATTTTGGTGATGTTTTTCAAAACGTTAATATCCAAAACGTCATTAgttgagcctttttttttttttttttgggtagtgaGGGTTGTAAATAGGAATCAAGATTCGCtccattttatttctttgaattttacaAATGGTAAATATATTGTCACAACGTttacaaattttaattaatgtgACACCACATATACcgttagaaataaaaatcacaaaactTGTTTGGTAAtgcttttttggtgttttttactttttagttgtgatatgacataaatgataatgtaaaagtaattttgagtattttgtaagactaattgtttgttaatacttttacttttttcgCTAATAAATGAGCCTAAAATCTTGacaataaaatgaatttttttcgTTATGAAAAGAATCCTAAGTATTGTAAATGGAGTTGTATCTCATTACCCTTCAACAAGAAATTGGATTAATAATGTGACAATTGTGCTGGTGATGGACAATCACAACTCAATATAATAGAGCAATCGAAATATTTAGGTGGGCAAGTTGTATTTGTATAACTTAGATTAAAgatttaattctcttttctaGGTGCATGCTTATATATCGACGTGGACCATGCTTTCTATGGCCAAGTTTACAAGCATTAATATAAATTAACGTTAATATCAATGCTTCTTTACCCACATGACTACAAAAAAACCTTTTGATTAGTAACAatactttagtaacgtgtggTTAGTAGCGTGTGCGGCATGTTACTAATTTGGATGTtactaaaaaatatttagtaacgtgtcaatttctgacacattactatttagtaacgtgtcaaaattgacaagttactaaaattgacacgttactaaagtataaaaaattaattaaaaaaataatttttttttttcaaatttatttccggaatttttttttttcaaataatatcatgatattatttgaaaaaaaaaaatccagaaataaatatgaaaactaGATTCCATGATCATGGAatctgattttcaaaaatccaaacccatgcagtagcaaatcaaaatttaattgaaaaaaaaaaattaattgaacttGGAATATGGTAAgagcaaaaaattattaaatccaAACCCAGATGGTGGAGTTCTGCAACTTTCTGCTTCAACCTGGCCACATTTGCTTCAGCAAGAGCAAATAGTTTGAGAGGAAAGCACATGGAGGAGTAAGAAGCATCTAGCCAAGTAGAGGAGCAGTTCAAGGAGATACTTCTTTAACTAAAAAGAACACCTCAATTGGCTATATAAAACAAAGACCCACCATAAATCAATCAAAAATTATTCAATATCTACCAATTTAACCAATGGGTATCACAAAAGGGAGCTGTATTCTCATGGGTAGCATTCAAAATCGAATTTGGAGCAACCCAAAAACTGTGAAGAAATTTGTTCGATTTACAGCCTAAgctctgaaattttttttgggattttggcTAAATCATTAAGTGGgtattgaaaaacgctatgctgacttcaaaacttatttatcacaatttatgcggaattaatactataaagcaataaacaattcaattacccaaaatatataaagcaataaagaggcagacacatatattttaattacgaaaagaaaaccttttagaaaccgatctaaaagtaaaccTCTCCGAGGAAGCCAAatccaggaaatcactatcaaaagattatccaaagattacagacactaggaacacttacaaccatttgcaagaccttggctctataagatcaacaagcctacaactcgtcttcttgctcacaatcttcttcaacgtgattctcctttactggACCATTCCGATAAACTTCTAaactatagatttatcaaatgaataactaaaactctaagagattcaatttaacgttCACctcatatgatctctcttagcatagCCTCAGACGAACTCTTTGGGGGCGAAAATTCTTGcctctctcttatatatatatatatatatatacatcaaaccctagacgtgggcccactaaaaacacgtttttgggcataacaGGTATCGGGTGTCGGGACAGGTTAATGGACTGTCCGGACaaggccttgcggagcaaaaatatgCTTGCTGGAAAGCCTGTTCGGACAGCCTAGCACCGTGTCTGGACATGGCCTGCAGTAGGGAGAAAACAACATTTTGtaaatgctgtccagccttgatcaaaaGCTCCGAttgatgggcgtttgtggtctgattgagctgaaattttgcaggaacGTTCATggcacatgaatctacattatgaacaaTGGAGATTTGATTCTAAGCATTCCATATCAGTGTTTAAGCCCGTTGAcagtaacctctgcattttggaactgaattaaaccaacacaagaactaacaggTATAATCGAAAATCATCCATACATACTATGTTACTAACCCATAAATTTTCCGCAACAATCAGTCAATATAACAGAGATCGATCGATNNNNNNNNNNNNNNNNNNNNNNNNNNNNNNNNNNNNNNNNNNNNNNNNNNNNNNNNNNNNNNNNNNNNNNNNNNNNNNNNNNNNNNNNNNNNNNNNNNNNAACAGGCAGATGAAGATCCCTTTCAAAGGTTTCTACCACTCGTTCTCTCTCCTTATACCTATAGGAAACAGAAACCATAGTAAAAAATATCTTGTGAGAAAGACACCAATAGATATATTAAGGAAGCCTATAAAACACATAAATATTTGACAATTATTATCATGTCATTTGTCATTATCTAATGCTTCCACAACACAAGTATGGAACTGATTATCTTTTTGGTATTATAGGAAAAAAAGCTCCTTGCATTCTAACCTCAATAAACCATTGTCAACAAAAACACAATGAAGCCTATCTCCAATTGCCTTATGGACAAGAGTAGCAGCAACCGTGGAATCCACACCACCCGATAAGGCACATATCACATGATCTTCGAGTCCCACCGTGTCTTTGATCACTTTTATTTCTTCATCCAATACATTTTCCATATTCCATCCGGCAGTGACTCCACAAACCTCAAAGAGAAAGTACCGTAGCGTTTCCATTCCTTCAGGTGAATGTGTCACCTACACAAGATTATGAGAAATTTTCTGCTGAGTAGAGTTACACAACTCATTGGTAACAATTGTGATTTAAGAGAGGAAGggcacaaaatcaatttttccaaaaatgaagcaattacattgctttttttttttttcaccaagtTTTATTGACTGGTAACAAGCAGTATAGTGACAAAAACTCTTCTCAGTGCTAACATTTATTGAGCTTCTCATatcaaataaacaatttaaaatctGAATTAAATTATTCTACCATGTCTTCCACTTAGAGATACACAAACATAATCCAACCGTCAAATCAAACCATTGCAAACAAAAGAAACCTACTACCCCTATCCATTTTGACTTGAGTGCTTACACATACATAAAAAACCacacaaaaatcaaacacaacTTAAAATCTTATACTTAACAGACATAACTCACCAAAAAACAATTTCCAAAATAAACACTTTTTACTTGCACTGTTGCACATACATCTAAAACCtcacaaaaaaatcaaacataatTTAATCTCATCCTTAACAAACAGAACCCACCCCAAAAcccattttcaattcaattacgAAAGCTTCAAAGCAAAGCAATTTTGACATGCATCTAAAACCCCACAAAATCAAACATAACTTAAAAATCCTATCCTTAGCGAAGAAAACCCCACCAAAAGCAACTCCCAAAACAACTACTTTTCACtccaaaaacaaacagaacCCAGTTCATAACCCATTTCAAGTCAATTACAAACGCTTCAAACCAAAGTAATTTCAACTGAACTACTTACACatatatctaaaaaaaatcaaacataacATAAAAATCCTGTTCTTCACATACAAAACCCACCATAAGTAAATTCCAAAACAACTACCTTTcaccccaaaaacaaaaagaacccACTTCAAAACCCATTTTAATTCAATTACAACTGCTTCAAAGCAAAGAAATTTCGACTAAAGTACTTGCACATACTTCGAAAACTccacacaaaacaaaattagtcGAACACAACTCAAAACGTATCCTTAACAAACAAAACCGAccatattcatcaaaaaaattctCAGAACAACCGCGtttcaccccaaaaaaaaagagaacccACTCAAAAACCAATTCCAATCCAATTAGAGAACTCAAAATCAAAGCAACGCCAAAACCCAATTACCTCCGGGTGGTACTGAAGCCCGTAAAACCTCTTAGCACGGTTTTCGATCGCCGCCACCGCACCTTGCTGGCTTCGGGCCACGACCTCGAACCCGTCGGGCAAGCGCGCCACCTCGTCGCCGTGGCTCATCCACACGACCTGCTTATCCCCGACCCGCTTCGACCCGAATAGCCCCCGGGCCGGAGCCGAATCCACGTGGATCTCCATTCTCCCATACTCCTGCTTCTCGCCGACCTGGACCTCGCCGCCGAGCCGCTGGACGATGAGCTGGAGGCCGTAGCAGATGCCCAAAACGACCACATCGTTCTCCTGGGCCCACTCCGGAAACCCTGACGGGAACGACGGGGAGTCCACCGTATGGACGGAGTGGGGTCCGCCAGAGAGAATCACCACGCGCGGGTTCAGCTCGGCGATGGCGGAGAGCGTGGAGGTGCCGGAGATGCATAGGGAGAAGACGGAAAGGGATCGGATTCGGCGCGTGATGAGGTGGGTGTACTGGGAACCGAAGTCCAGGATCAGAACCAAATCCGATTTCACGGCCTTCGGATCCAAAGCCATAGCTTTGTGTGGAGGTGTGTGGTGGCGTTGGAGTACTGCTAGGGTTTAAGCCCACGAGTAAAGAATAAAGACGTGTTTTGTAGGGTTTTTGGGGTTTTGGGAGATTGGCGGGAAGTGGGGCTATAAATATGTGGTCGTTGTGAAGTGGAATCAAAATGAGAGAATAAATCAAAGTAGGGTTTAACAAATTGGCTAAAGTGAAAGTGAAATGgggaatttttcttttcttttttttttccgagaTGGATGTGTAAATAGTgcaacaaaaatgtattttacaaAATTCGATGTAGAtgattttttagtgttttgtttatctattttagataaaagtaaaaaatggcTAAGCTTGTAACTTGTGAGTGCTCTGATATGGTgtatatgttgttattttatttaaaattttaaaagacgTAATACTATATAAACTGTTACAtgctacaaaataaatttttgatcGTGAAAATGAATTTAGGTGTGTGTTAATACAGTATAGAGTAGgtgtcaaagaaaaaatatagtGTAAAATAGGATTGAGATTCCTTAAAATTCtccttaaatttgaaattttcaaatctAAAATTCGCAGCCGTTCATCTCATTTAAGCGTTTAAAATAAGTCACGTTTCAGAATTTTTGGAGAGGCTGCTAAACCTAGGTGGCCCTCCCAAAACCTACAATTTTTTAGGTTGGTttcctacccaaaaaaaaaagaaaaaaaagatctacccttcttcttcctctgccGTCTTAACCAAGGATTTAGAATTACGGAAAATTCATgtcatatatgtatatgtggAAGTTTTCCTTCCTTATCATCCAAAAACAATTATACATGATAATTGTACCTCATAGTAAGATTTggaatttttagatttttttttttttttttttaaacacattgTATACCAGTTAGTTGtataaattgaaatatatattatttaatttgaaaaaagaattatttaaattttaagaaatccAGGGTAAAATTGTTTAAACACATTCGAGCTGTGAATTACATGATGAGAATAAGTAATTTAGtgtttgtaagttttttttttttttttttttttgaattgtgttTGTAAGAATAATTGAAATAGAGAATgatgataaatttatttaattatgaaattaattttgataaatgatAGAAAATGGCAAAATGGGAGATAATTAAGATGGCAAAGTATAAGAGGTAATAAAGTTGAAAGGgtttatattattctttttattcgatcccaagaaaaagaaaatctcacCCATTTTATTCGATTAATCCACTTGCCAAATTGAGGTGAGGCTTCACTTCTTTTTGAAAGAATCCGATTTAGCTTTTTGAAAGCGTTTGTAAGGCTCGATTTCTGGGCGTGGAGACTGGGCTGAGATGGGCtgaattaattgtttttggGCCTGAAATTGCTGAAATGGGCCAACTGGGTCCACTGGTGATTGTGATTCAAGATACTTGTAATTTTctataaatctaatagttaatttgtaagatgagatgaaataaatattgacaccaatcatttctcatatTATTATGTGATGTTTGTGTGGTTAGGGTTTTCTCCAGTGTTGAGAACAAGTTACTGGACTGATCCTTAGTATTGATGATAGTTTTATCAAGTTGAGACAAgaacaagttaacaggttgcattagGACGCCTTGCTCACGACATTCTCTGCAATTGATCGCGTGAGAATGTCAACACGACACTGCCTAGAGTACCATTGTGAAGGTCGTGTTAGGACGCCCATCTGACGGCTTTGCTGACAAGGCTCTTAGAGTCTCGGGTAGCTAATGATAGTTTTGTTCTTCACAAAACCACTCAAGTTGAAGATAACCAAAACCTAGGCTAAATGGACTTATgaccaatgttttgatcatcgAATAAGCGAATGCTAAAAACCTAACAACATTGATGCTGCAAGTACAAAAGAAATCACTTCACCAAAGAaactaaaacagaaaaaatggcccaaaacaaagaaatcacTTCACTTCAAccaatgttttttttccttttacaagAGATGAGAATTTTACCTACTAGTGAAACATAACGCTTGGAAAGCAATGCACATACATATCAATCTGGTTCATTATGGAGGATTAATCATGTGACATAAGAATCAAATATCAAGAAAGTGGACAGTTGAAATTGTGAATGCCCAAATCAACATAAAGCTGCAGCATTTTGCATCAAGACTAGTATGCTTACCAATGCACAACTATGCAGCAGCTCTGTCAAGAATTACCTGCAAGTAACATAGTGATAGTGCTAGGTTATAACCAATATAAAGCAAAAGAAGCCCATATATCTTTCTGCATTATGCCTAATGGCTGTATAGATGAAAGCAAAGGGCAGATTAAGCATCTCTACCACGCAAATATGGAATGCctaaaacaattaataattgaaaGGAAATTCTGAAACTGGAGTATTAGATTCCAAAAttgaaatactttttttttttttttttttttgataacgtaggagaactttactcagattaattgcacgtcgcaaacgcatactgtacaacatCCAAAATTGAAATACTTGTCTCATATAAGCAACCTTGTCTAACAACCTCTATCAAAACTGcataacatctttttttttaacaatttataGCAACTAGTGCATAAGTGTCTTTGCATACAAACAAAGGTAATTGAAGGTCTAATATAATAGTGGTTAGAATGAGTCAAAACCTCTCTGAGTAGTATTGGGAAGAATGGAAAAAAATTGCATACTATATATTgatgaaatattttatatcCAGTAGGGATTCTTTTAGAATGACAAAAATGGCAAAGGTTGAATGATTAATAGTTTTGTAGGTTGAGAGTAAACTATACAAAACACAGGAACATGAGTGATGTagcagttttttgttttctttttcttgagccATGTAACAGACTCAAAGATGCTCTCACAGACCTTCTCTATGTCAGCAAAAGACTTCATTCTTATCCCATCTTGACACAATTTGCATCATAAAAAATGCCAAGTGATGTTCAAACTCTGAATACAAGCAATGAGTCCGAGGAGGCCGGTGACATTTGAGAATAAGAGAAATTCCAGTTGTGTTAACCCATCTGAGCTGCTGAATTTTCCTGGTGCAATATAGATGAATCTATAATACTTCATATGTACAATTCAAATACGATTTCCATCAATAATTCTTCTAAGACACCTTCTACAGTTTCAATAGCAATAACTTCAGTTTCATTTCGGATATCCAGCCATGTTGTAGATCTTGCCAAGTCCTGTTCAGCAAGCTGCTGAAATGTCTGTGGTGGTGGCTGTGAGAGAAGGTACCAATCAACACGTTTTATCACCTCATGAATCACACTTTTTTCTACTGGAAGTGGATGAATTATCGGTTTGATACATGATAGCCAACTTGAGCATCCAAAACTATACTGACAACCCTCTACCAGGACTTCATTAATACAGTCAAACAGGAGTGACAAATCACCACAGAATTGGTTATTTGACATCTTCATTTCATCAAATAAGGATCGGTCTAGCAGTTGCTCTGTTGAATGGCACTTCATTGACAATTCATCCCAATTCAAGCCAGAAGCTCGTAACACTGCACTTATATACTCAGAGAAGGACACATGCTTATCCATAGTAatagttgttttgattttaggGCCCAAAGGGAGCCTTTCTTGAGCAGCAGCATAGTGGTCTTCAACCATAGTTTGTAGTGCTTGCACCAGCAACTCAGCTGCATAAGTTTAACTACGTTATTTCAGATGCAGAATTAAGGAAGTAGAGAacaaataatagtaataataataataataataataataataacaataattaatttccTGATATGAAAGCCTACCAGGTTTATGTATGTTCCTTTCAGGGTTATCTTTTAGGCTTTTAGAATCTGCCACTTTCTGAACGCCTGAAGGATTTGATGAAGAAACTTCTGATATAAATTTTAATGGTTTATTATCCGAAGATGAATGCTGAAAACGGACACAGTTAAGCACATTAATGAGAACTAAGAAGAgtaaaacaaaaggaaacagATGAAAAATAGAAGCACTAGAAAGTAATTTAACGAGAATGATTAGTAAGCAGCATACCAATCTTGAGGACTCCAAATATCCATTTTTCTCGCACTTGTTGGCTGCGTCAGTACTTTGATTGTGGCCAACCTGGTGTGTGCTATGTGATTCAGAGGCCATTCCCAGAGGGTTAGTTTCACCTGGTCAGATAGGGTCATTAGTTTTTATAATCTAATAAGAGAGAACAAATGAGCATATTGAAGGTCAGAAGTTAGTAGAATTGTACCCATAGGCCTCAAATCATCTTCTTTAACTTTCATATCAGCAAGATGGCTCTCTGAGatattttgctttgttttaaaAACTTGCAATTGATCAGTTTGTCTCTCAGTATCAGCTGATGGTAGAGCTTCTATGTTTTGCTTTAATGAACTTAAGcagctgtttttcttttctttttgaaacttGCTCCTGTTCTCATTGACCGCTTGATAATGGCCATAGGGGGAAAATCTCATCTGTCTAGTAGCAAAGCCTAGTTCCCTCTCCCATCCGGGATTGACTACAGGCAGAAGGCCATGTTCTGGGAAAGAGAACATCCTCACCGAAGCCTTTGGCACCGGTTTTCCCAAAAGATCCACATCCTCATTTCCATTATGTATCATCTCAGAGTGATGTTTCCAAGGCATAGCAGACAGGCCAGATTCATGTTCCATGGGACGGCCAACAagtgaaaattttgagtttCTATAACTGTCTTCACTTGTTGCAGCAATTTCATGTCTGTTTAATTCAAAATCTTTAGCCTTTTTTATCTTGTCTGTTTTCTTGACCTCAAGAGAAGATGTCGGTATTCCACCGATATCAAGGACATTACTTggaaaatttcttccaacaaTCTGTATACCTATTCCCTTATCACCACCTTGTGAACCCTGGCAATCATAGGAAGACTTTTCTAGTTTATCATTGATTGAAGTCCACTGCTGCTCATTTTTGTTAACGCCCCAAGCATCTTTCAACTTCCTTTTTATATGACCAAATGAAAAAAGTTTCGGCCTAACACTCTGTCCTTTAGTTCTCAAGCTATAAGGATATTTCTGGGAAAAGTAAGGGTTGATTCTCTCGGAAGATTTTTGTATGCTTATTGGACCAGGACTTAAGACTACTATTGTATCTGAAGGTTGAGAATCACCGCTTTCTTTAGGAAGGTATCTATCACAAGATTTCAAGCTGTTAGGCTCTTCACATTGTCTTGCATTACTTGTCCAATGCTCTGACAAATTGGCTCCAGAAGAAGATATAGTCTGCTGTCCTTTTGCCTGAGAATTCTTTAAGTCTTGGAGATGTTTTACTAACAGAGAATCAGGATCTTGTAGAAGTTCTATGAATAATTCCTTATTCGAATTTAAAATATCCAATGCATCCAACAATTGTTTAGACTGGTGGTTTGCCCCATCTCTGCTGAGATATTTTCCTTGAATAGACTTCTGATTTCTGGTTTCCTCTGCTTCATTCATCTGCACTCGCTGGACATTAATCTTCTTCTGCTGGTCATAATCCACACAATTGATACTCTTACAACCAAAAATGGATCTACTATTTTTGGGATGAACCTCGTTGCAAAATGCCTTTCTTGATGCTGAACGGTTTAGCTTACTTAAAGATATATCCACAAAATTTTGGTGAGAAGGTTGATGATGATCCGTATCCTCTACACCTTTCCGACCATGACCAGGTACATGACATGATCTCTGACAATTTTTGCTTGCCTTTCCATGGTTTACGGGTAAGTTATCAACAAGTTTAGAATTTGACTGTAAATGTATCATGTTAGCAGTGTCAATCTTCTTATTTGTCTGCTGCTCTGAGGGCATCTCTTCTTTCATAAGCCACTTCAGACTTGTCTTATCAGGATCAACTGTCTGAGTTTTGTTGTCTAACCTATCCTGGACAAATTAAATGTTTCTAATCAGCATCTATCTACACTTTCCTCTACTCaataacaagaagaagaaaaatcactTTATAGAAGTTAAGCGACCAAACCAAATTGTAAGGAAAAATGAAATATCTGGACTTGTAAGCTTATTTTAACAGAATAATTTTGCTCTATATTACATATGCTGTCTTGAGAAAGTTGGAACAAATGATCAAACggaacaagaaaagaaaatggtcaACATACATTCTGCAATCTTCATCTTGTATCAGTCCGTAAAGTACTCAATatcagcaacaacaaaaaaaagtggAAGAATGATAAAAATAGTAGGTTGATGGAACTTACATCAACGCCTTGGCACTTGTCACTAAATTTGGTAGGCAAATCAAGCCTGCTCCTTAGATTTTCATTgcctgaaaattaaaaaataataggaataaaaataaagttttctgACTTGTTGAATATGGAGGATTATTTCAAGAGGAAAAAGTAACACACAACTATAGAGTTACTTAAGAGATGCAAAACATTGTCGAGGTACACTCTTTCACCTTTGCATTTCAGCATTCATCTATATCACTAACAACATTTATGAAAAATTACtaattcctatatatatatatatatatatatatatataaggtactTCCCACATATTACAATTATGCCTGTAAAAGTATATAGAAACACAGCATCTAGGTGAAATCAGATATGCCACTAGTACAGAACAACTTTTTTACGTTTCTCTTGTCGGGGGTAAAACTTTTACATCAAATTGTCCTTATGGTCAAAGAATTCTAACCAACATTGCTCAAATGCCTCTGATCCGAAAGCAGCTTCCTATTGGAATGACCTTGGCCAAAATCAAAAAGGCTATATAAACCCCACGTACACATACAGTCTGACTGATATTTTTCACAGACAACAGCCACAGGGCTCCTAGGTGATCTCCTTGCCATATGAGCGGATGACATGCTCAGCTGCAGCACGATATTTTCGTCTAATTACACTGCCAAACCATGAGAATGAATAGCAATTAAGAGAAATTACAGAATAGTTTCTCCAATATAGATACACACAAAGAATATACATATGTATATCTAATTCtttaacaagaaaatagaaaaaggagcTTATAACGTGACATTGTTGAAGAAAAGGTTGCCCTCTGCAAACGACAAATACTTTCTGTTatgcaaaatttgaaaatcacTGATGCCCACataagaacaagaagaaatggacatgattttgaaaaacttaaatTCGAAGCCACTATTCATTACAAAGAaacaaacagaaacaacaacaacaataacaaaaagatgaaaaagctACATTTGGAGATGGAAAATTAGTTTCTCTGTCATTTATTCAAAAACAAAGCCTAAAGTACTTTAAGGGAAAATAGGCTTGAGTGACTCACGCAACTCGGCCCGACCCAGTGAAGACTCGGGTCAAATAGATTTAGCCCCTAGGTAATCTTTCTTGAACAAGCAGTCCAGGTGCCACTATTTCAATTTGTTTACCTAAAATAGATTACAGTACAAGCTTGAGCTCCATGAAAACAAGTTCATTTGTTTTGACCCAAAATTCTTCtgtatttatcccaaaaaaaacaaaaggaccCAAAATTCTTCTGAATGACactaaacagaaaaagaaaacaaaaggcacGCGCAGCCACACACAAAAACCCAGAGAAGAGTTACCTGAAATAGCCTAGAATATGAGGCAGAGCAAAGCTACATGTTTCGAGAAGAAACACcgaaaaaggagaaaaggaaagTGACCCTTTTGCGTAAGAGCCTGTGCTTAAGTCTATACAGTATAAAAATGGGATTTGCAGGCAGTGAAGAAGCAAAAAAGCTCAGATGTtaaatcttcaaaaaccaaagtacattgaagaagaagaagcaagatAAGCAACCAAAGATGAAGAAAGTAGAGGAAGAAGACGAAgatggaagagagagagggagagagaggaagagggaaAGGGAAGCGAAGCACaggaaaggaaagagagaaacagAATGGGATTGGGATAGGGAGGAGTAATTGTGACACTGACCGGTGACTTGCAAAGACATGACTCTACCTTGTGGGGAAAGCTTTCAACCCAAGCAACGTACGTCTTGTAACtttcccatctctctctctctctctctctctctgcaagTCCCACCTTCCTCCATTGTCACCTACAAATCCAGCTCTTGTCTTACtctgaaaagtgaaaactttTGAAAGGTGTCGTTGAGCTCCTTATTTTTGCTTCGTTTTTACCATTGCCATGATTTTCGTGTATGAGAAG
This genomic interval from Corylus avellana chromosome ca3, CavTom2PMs-1.0 contains the following:
- the LOC132173313 gene encoding uncharacterized protein LOC132173313 isoform X3, yielding MSLQVTGNENLRSRLDLPTKFSDKCQGVDDRLDNKTQTVDPDKTSLKWLMKEEMPSEQQTNKKIDTANMIHLQSNSKLVDNLPVNHGKASKNCQRSCHVPGHGRKGVEDTDHHQPSHQNFVDISLSKLNRSASRKAFCNEVHPKNSRSIFGCKSINCVDYDQQKKINVQRVQMNEAEETRNQKSIQGKYLSRDGANHQSKQLLDALDILNSNKELFIELLQDPDSLLVKHLQDLKNSQAKGQQTISSSGANLSEHWTSNARQCEEPNSLKSCDRYLPKESGDSQPSDTIVVLSPGPISIQKSSERINPYFSQKYPYSLRTKGQSVRPKLFSFGHIKRKLKDAWGVNKNEQQWTSINDKLEKSSYDCQGSQGGDKGIGIQIVGRNFPSNVLDIGGIPTSSLEVKKTDKIKKAKDFELNRHEIAATSEDSYRNSKFSLVGRPMEHESGLSAMPWKHHSEMIHNGNEDVDLLGKPVPKASVRMFSFPEHGLLPVVNPGWERELGFATRQMRFSPYGHYQAVNENRSKFQKEKKNSCLSSLKQNIEALPSADTERQTDQLQVFKTKQNISESHLADMKVKEDDLRPMGETNPLGMASESHSTHQVGHNQSTDAANKCEKNGYLESSRLHSSSDNKPLKFISEVSSSNPSGVQKVADSKSLKDNPERNIHKPAELLVQALQTMVEDHYAAAQERLPLGPKIKTTITMDKHVSFSEYISAVLRASGLNWDELSMKCHSTEQLLDRSLFDEMKMSNNQFCGDLSLLFDCINEVLVEGCQYSFGCSSWLSCIKPIIHPLPVEKSVIHEVIKRVDWYLLSQPPPQTFQQLAEQDLARSTTWLDIRNETEVIAIETVEGVLEELLMEIVFELYI
- the LOC132173313 gene encoding uncharacterized protein LOC132173313 isoform X2, translated to MSSAHMARRSPRSPVAVVCEKYQSDCMCNENLRSRLDLPTKFSDKCQGVDDRLDNKTQTVDPDKTSLKWLMKEEMPSEQQTNKKIDTANMIHLQSNSKLVDNLPVNHGKASKNCQRSCHVPGHGRKGVEDTDHHQPSHQNFVDISLSKLNRSASRKAFCNEVHPKNSRSIFGCKSINCVDYDQQKKINVQRVQMNEAEETRNQKSIQGKYLSRDGANHQSKQLLDALDILNSNKELFIELLQDPDSLLVKHLQDLKNSQAKGQQTISSSGANLSEHWTSNARQCEEPNSLKSCDRYLPKESGDSQPSDTIVVLSPGPISIQKSSERINPYFSQKYPYSLRTKGQSVRPKLFSFGHIKRKLKDAWGVNKNEQQWTSINDKLEKSSYDCQGSQGGDKGIGIQIVGRNFPSNVLDIGGIPTSSLEVKKTDKIKKAKDFELNRHEIAATSEDSYRNSKFSLVGRPMEHESGLSAMPWKHHSEMIHNGNEDVDLLGKPVPKASVRMFSFPEHGLLPVVNPGWERELGFATRQMRFSPYGHYQAVNENRSKFQKEKKNSCLSSLKQNIEALPSADTERQTDQLQVFKTKQNISESHLADMKVKEDDLRPMGETNPLGMASESHSTHQVGHNQSTDAANKCEKNGYLESSRLHSSSDNKPLKFISEVSSSNPSGVQKVADSKSLKDNPERNIHKPAELLVQALQTMVEDHYAAAQERLPLGPKIKTTITMDKHVSFSEYISAVLRASGLNWDELSMKCHSTEQLLDRSLFDEMKMSNNQFCGDLSLLFDCINEVLVEGCQYSFGCSSWLSCIKPIIHPLPVEKSVIHEVIKRVDWYLLSQPPPQTFQQLAEQDLARSTTWLDIRNETEVIAIETVEGVLEELLMEIVFELYI